One Coprobacter tertius DNA window includes the following coding sequences:
- a CDS encoding catalase codes for MKKKKQLTTETGCPVADNQNIETAGKRGPALMQNVWYLEKQAHFNRERIPERVVHAKGSGAYGTFTVTNDITRYTKAKIFSEVGKKTELFLRFSVVAGSLGDSDTERDVRGFSVKFYTEEGNWDLVGNNTPVFFIRDPLKFADFIHTQKRDPKTNVFTAVSKWDFWSLSPESLHQVMILMSDRGIPQNYRRMHGFGSHTFSFINSNNERFWVKFHLLTQQGIANFTTEEAAEISKYDRDHAQRDLYESIAKGDFPKWKMYVQIMPEAEAETYHINPFDLTKVWPHGDYPLIEVGMLELNRNPENYFLDVEQSAFAPSNVVPGIGFSPDRVLQGRLFAYTDAHRYRLGVNADLIPVNRPHCPYANYHRDGDMRIDNNGGDNVNYEPNSFDGPVDNPALREPPLKIKGEAYDYNHREDRDYYSQPGALFRLMSPDARQRLISNVVDNMNTVPQFIQIRAAARFYQADENCGKGIAEGLGIGLHSLLEEVERQKKEDARMEPC; via the coding sequence ATGAAGAAAAAGAAGCAACTGACAACCGAGACAGGGTGTCCCGTAGCTGATAATCAGAACATCGAGACTGCCGGTAAACGAGGCCCTGCATTGATGCAGAATGTATGGTATCTCGAAAAACAGGCGCATTTTAACCGTGAACGTATTCCCGAACGTGTTGTACATGCCAAAGGTAGTGGGGCTTATGGAACGTTTACCGTAACCAATGACATTACTCGATATACAAAAGCTAAAATTTTTAGCGAAGTAGGAAAAAAGACCGAGCTTTTTCTGCGTTTTTCTGTTGTGGCTGGGAGTTTAGGCGATTCGGATACGGAACGTGATGTACGTGGCTTTTCTGTAAAATTTTATACGGAAGAAGGTAACTGGGACTTGGTGGGAAATAATACTCCTGTATTTTTTATCAGGGATCCGTTAAAATTCGCAGATTTTATTCATACCCAAAAACGAGACCCGAAAACGAATGTATTTACAGCTGTTTCTAAATGGGATTTTTGGTCATTAAGTCCCGAATCGTTACATCAGGTTATGATTTTGATGAGTGACAGGGGTATTCCTCAGAATTACCGTCGGATGCACGGTTTTGGAAGTCATACTTTTAGTTTTATCAATAGTAATAACGAACGTTTTTGGGTAAAATTTCATCTTCTTACACAACAAGGTATCGCTAATTTTACGACAGAGGAGGCCGCTGAAATATCTAAATATGACCGTGATCATGCTCAACGCGACCTTTATGAAAGTATTGCGAAAGGTGATTTCCCGAAATGGAAAATGTATGTACAGATTATGCCCGAAGCAGAGGCAGAGACTTATCACATCAACCCGTTCGATCTTACTAAAGTTTGGCCTCATGGCGATTATCCTTTAATCGAGGTCGGGATGTTGGAACTTAATCGTAATCCCGAAAATTATTTTCTGGATGTAGAGCAATCGGCTTTTGCTCCATCTAATGTTGTACCTGGGATCGGTTTTTCTCCCGACAGGGTATTACAAGGACGATTGTTTGCTTATACCGATGCTCATCGTTACCGGCTGGGGGTAAATGCAGATCTTATTCCGGTAAATCGTCCACATTGTCCGTATGCCAATTATCATCGCGATGGAGATATGCGTATAGATAATAATGGGGGCGATAATGTAAACTACGAGCCGAATAGTTTTGACGGACCTGTTGATAATCCGGCTTTACGGGAACCGCCTTTGAAGATAAAAGGGGAGGCTTATGATTATAATCATCGTGAAGACCGGGATTATTATTCACAGCCGGGAGCTTTGTTTAGACTTATGTCTCCCGATGCTCGCCAAAGATTGATAAGTAATGTCGTAGATAATATGAATACTGTGCCGCAATTTATACAAATAAGAGCCGCTGCCCGTTTTTATCAAGCTGACGAAAATTGTGGCAAAGGGATAGCTGAGGGCTTGGGTATAGGTTTACACAGTTTACTCGAGGAAGTCGAACGTCAGAAAAAAGAAGATGCACGTATGGAACCTTGTTAA
- a CDS encoding alpha/beta hydrolase, with protein sequence MRNVSKTPPDYLQDSHLGKGTKEFLKVLNAAETPVEALPVPDARKVLVDAQASVKVNLSGIEESERMISAGENTIKLNIIRPEGKNGNLPFFVFIHGGGWVLGDYPTHKRLVRDLVVESGFPAIFVNYTPSPEAKYPQAVNEIYASVKWVSEHGEEININGKRMAIVGNSVGGNMAFVTCLKAREKHGPEIKAQILMWPVTDATFDWESYDLYGKQRFLTTPLMKWMFDQYTTDPEARKEIYLSPLQATVDQLRGLPPTLIEVAENDILRDQGEALGRKLDEAGVDVTVIRFNGVTHDWGMLNGFSGLPATRSLIVFTAAMLKEYLS encoded by the coding sequence ATGAGAAATGTTTCTAAAACACCTCCCGATTATCTTCAAGACTCACATCTCGGGAAGGGAACCAAAGAATTTCTTAAAGTATTGAATGCGGCAGAAACGCCGGTAGAAGCGTTACCGGTACCAGATGCTCGAAAAGTTTTGGTTGATGCTCAGGCTTCGGTAAAAGTAAATTTATCGGGGATTGAAGAATCTGAGCGGATGATTTCTGCCGGAGAGAATACTATTAAATTGAATATTATACGCCCTGAAGGGAAAAACGGGAATTTACCTTTTTTTGTTTTTATTCATGGCGGCGGTTGGGTATTGGGCGATTATCCGACCCATAAACGACTGGTGCGTGATTTGGTTGTTGAATCGGGGTTTCCGGCAATATTCGTTAATTATACTCCTTCCCCTGAAGCGAAATATCCTCAAGCGGTTAACGAGATATATGCTTCAGTAAAATGGGTGTCGGAACATGGAGAAGAAATAAATATTAACGGGAAACGAATGGCAATCGTAGGAAACAGTGTTGGCGGAAACATGGCATTTGTAACCTGTTTAAAAGCGAGAGAAAAACATGGGCCGGAAATAAAAGCGCAAATTCTTATGTGGCCGGTGACAGATGCTACATTCGATTGGGAATCGTATGACTTGTACGGGAAGCAGCGTTTTCTCACGACTCCACTTATGAAATGGATGTTCGACCAGTATACGACCGATCCTGAGGCAAGAAAAGAAATATATTTGTCTCCTTTACAAGCTACTGTCGATCAGTTGAGAGGGTTGCCGCCAACACTGATAGAAGTAGCTGAAAATGATATTTTAAGGGATCAAGGGGAGGCTCTGGGGCGCAAACTCGATGAAGCCGGTGTAGATGTAACTGTTATTCGGTTTAATGGAGTGACGCACGACTGGGGGATGCTCAACGGATTTTCCGGATTGCCCGCAACACGATCTCTGATAGTATTTACAGCGGCAATGCTTAAGGAATATTTGAGTTGA